CCGTTTCGAGGGCACACGGTTTTCCGGCCAGCGAAAGCTCGCGGCGGGCGGAGGGCCGCTCAGTTCCATCATCAATCCGCTCACGAGCAATCGATTTCCCCAGAACACGGGCATGGCGACGTCGTCATTGTTGCTTGTGTTCATAAGCTCACGCCAGAAGGCGTGCCCGTTGGCGGGGTCCAGGGACACGAGGGATTTGTCGGTCCAGACAATCAACTGCCGCTTGCCGCCGGAAGTGATCGCGATGGGTGAACTGTTGGAAGCGTGCTCATCGAGCGCTTTCCATATTTCTTTTCCGGTCTTTTTATCCAAAGCCAGGACAGTGGCCCCGGGCCTGGCGCCCGTGAACACGATGAGCAGCGGGCCCTCGATCAACGGCGAAGGCCGGCAGCCCATCTCTTCCACCGTGTACTCCTGCCAGAGATTTTTCTCCCAGATGACCTTCCCGGTTTTTACGTCCAGGCAGTGGATGTAACCATTTGCGCCCACGACATAGATCCGCCCGTGCTCCACGATTGGAGTCGCCGTGGGACCGGCGCCCCGCTCGGGCACAAAAGTCCATTCCCCGTAATGCTCTTCGTAGCTGAAGACCCAAAGGACGCTTCCCGTCTTTACGTCGAAGCAATGCACGCGCTCCCGTGAGGTCGGTTTGGTCAATTCCACATCAAAGACAAAGGCCCTGCCCTGCGCCACCACCGGACTGGAGAACCCGCCGCCGACCGGGTGCCGCCAGCAGATTTTCAAACCTTCATTGGGAAACGATTCAAGGATTCCGGTTTCATTCCAACGGCCGTCTCGATTGGGTCCGCGAAACTGAGGCCAGTCCGCGGCGGCGACCACAGCCGCCGGCAGGACGATCCCCAGGACGGATGTCACCGTTGCCCTGAAAAAGAGCGCAACTAAACGGGCTTGCGTCATGGCCGGCATCGCGTCCTGCATACCAGACCACGTCGCACTTGCAAGGCGGCGCTCGGCGTCGGCCGTCCGATGCCGACCCGTCTTCCCGGCCCGCAGGTCCGCGAAAAAACTCCGCGCGGGCTTGAATGATTATGCGGTTGCTCCGACTTCCCGCACCCGGCATCCGCGGATTTGCTCACTGCGGCAAGGCGAAGGCCACGTAAGCGTCGCCGCTTTTGGTGCCCATCTTGCCGCCGCCGCAGGCGATGACCACGTATTGCCGCCCGTTGACCGAGTAGGTTGACGGTGTCGCGTAACCACCAGCGGGAAGCTTTGCCTGCCAGAGCACCTTGCCGGTCCGCTGGTCGAAAGCGCGGAACATTTCATCCTTGGATGCCGCGATGAAAATCACGCCGCCCGCGGTCACGATCGGTCCGCCGTAATTCTCCGTGCCCGTTGGAGGAATACCTTGCGCCGTCAGTTCCCGGTACTCGCCCAGGGGTGTCCGCCAGACATACTCTCCCGTGTTCAGATCAATCGCGTTCAGCGTGCCCCAGGGCGGCTTGACGGCCGGATACCCTTTCGGATCAAGCCAGCGGTTGTAGCCGGTGTGGGTGTAAGGCTCGCTGCCCAGGACATCGCCCTCCGGCGCGCCTGCCTGCGCGCTGGCATGATCACCCGGAGTTTCACCGAGCAGAAATCCGGCAACAGCGTCCTTCTGTGCGGTGGAAAGAAATCCAACCGACGGCATCACGCCGCGGCCGGTGTCCAGCAATTGAATGATCTCGGCTTTTTTCATTTTCTGGCCGATGTTGACCAGCGAAGGAA
The sequence above is drawn from the Candidatus Angelobacter sp. genome and encodes:
- a CDS encoding PQQ-binding-like beta-propeller repeat protein, whose translation is MTSVLGIVLPAAVVAAADWPQFRGPNRDGRWNETGILESFPNEGLKICWRHPVGGGFSSPVVAQGRAFVFDVELTKPTSRERVHCFDVKTGSVLWVFSYEEHYGEWTFVPERGAGPTATPIVEHGRIYVVGANGYIHCLDVKTGKVIWEKNLWQEYTVEEMGCRPSPLIEGPLLIVFTGARPGATVLALDKKTGKEIWKALDEHASNSSPIAITSGGKRQLIVWTDKSLVSLDPANGHAFWRELMNTSNNDDVAMPVFWGNRLLVSGLMMELSGPPPAASFRWPENRVPSKRILSNTSTPMPQGDYIYSCRSPGDLVCLEAATGRQVWSTNTVTTPKNGASINITPQGGGYFLFTDEGNLIRAELSPTGYREIGRSHLIDPTWPFNGYKFVYAPPAFANRHIFARSEAEVVCASLEAKQ